DNA from Bradyrhizobium japonicum USDA 6:
GCTCGGCATCCGCCTGTTCGTCCGGCAGAACCGCGCGCTGGCGCTGACGCCGGAGGCGCGCGACTATTTGCCGGGCGTCCGCGCCGCCTTCAACGACCTCCGCCTCGCCACCGACCGGCTGCTGCGCAAGGACGACGACAAGGTACTGACCGTCTCGACGTTGGCATCGCTCGCCGCGAAATGGCTGCTGCCGCGGCTGACCGATTTCCAGGAGCAGCATCCCGGCATCGACGTCCGCATTACCACCTCGACCAGCCTCGTCGATTTCCAGCGCGACAATGTCGATGCCGCGATTCGCTATGGCCGCGGTCAATGGCCGGGCCTGCGCGCCGACTGGCTGATGGCGGACGAGCTGTTTCCGGTGTGCAGTCCGTCGCTGCTGCGCGGCGACAAGCCGCTGCGCCAGCCTGAGGATCTCCGGGGCTATCCGCTGCTGCACACCTCCAATGCCAACAGCGATGACTGGCGGCTATGGCTGACGGCGGCCGGCCTTCCCGGCGACATCGCCAGGCAGCCCGGCATCACCTTCGACATGATCTTCATGACCATCCAGGCCGCAATCGACGGCATCGGCGTGGCGATGGGCCGGACCT
Protein-coding regions in this window:
- a CDS encoding transcriptional regulator GcvA codes for the protein MTARLPSLNGLRAFEAAARHLSFTLAASELNVTQTAISHQIRRLEEELGIRLFVRQNRALALTPEARDYLPGVRAAFNDLRLATDRLLRKDDDKVLTVSTLASLAAKWLLPRLTDFQEQHPGIDVRITTSTSLVDFQRDNVDAAIRYGRGQWPGLRADWLMADELFPVCSPSLLRGDKPLRQPEDLRGYPLLHTSNANSDDWRLWLTAAGLPGDIARQPGITFDMIFMTIQAAIDGIGVAMGRTSYVQDDIAKGRLVVPFKIALPADAGFYLVAPEGRREPPKLAAFREWMIAATQNKA